ATAAATGTAACAAACTATggaatattttatgcaaaatatctGCATACGcttaagtatgtgtggagaaatAACGATCAAAGATCATATATAGGTGTGCCTGGGTATTTGttagttaggcctggcatggccaagcgtgttaaggcgtacaactcgtaatctgagggtcgcggattcgtatccccttcgcgccaaacatgctcgccctttcagccgtgggggcgttataatatgatggtcaaacccactattcgttggtaaaagagtagccgaagagttggcggtgggtggtgatgactagctgccttccctctagtcttacactgctaaattagggacggctagtacagatagccctcgagtagctttgtgcgaattccaaaacaaacaaacaaacaaacaaatcctttgatTTGTGAactgtttgaatttatttttgtcaaaCGCCGATTATTTTTATACCTCGTGAGAATTGATATCTTAAAAACGTTTAACATGTTTATGAAGTCCATTCAACAATGAGTAGGCTACTAAAACTAAGTGATATCACGCTACGTAAAAGTTGTATTTAATGAGGTCGCAAGGTCAGTCCTCCCATCGATTAAAATCCTATCACGTTAAATTTCTAGAGTTGATTCATATATTGGGCACATCAAGTATATTCCTTTAGGAagtttttgcttaacaacaaatgaaCTTGTTGATAGAGCATATTGTTCGAAGTACAACATTCAGCGGATGGCACAACTTTGACTGTCAGTCAACCCTCATGTCCTTCCCAATTCCCAATGTCACCGACCACTATTTCCTTCATCAGATTCCGTAATTCCATCTCCTCTTCTCCAATCCATTTTATAATGTCATCAAGCCCGCATGATCTCTAACTATTGCTTGTATTTCGATCTTACAATCTCTGACAGCATTTTTTAAGATCTAATTACAAATGGTCTCACAAAAAAGTCAaccgaaataaaaataatatacactcacaaaaaagttttgtttttttcccatttgaattattgaataaaataaaattctctaaGTCTTATTGTTTGAACCTTACTTAACTATATGACAGTTTTATACAAACTAACATGgtatatgtttcaaaattattttcgtCACTCCTGATACACACTTCCAGACACTCGCGGCTTCGGATCACcgtcaaacatgcttgcactttcagccgtgctGAAACctcttgttataatgtgacgctcaaccctactgttcgttggtaaaagagtagcccaagaattggcggtgggtggtgatgattagctgccttccctctagaattacacttctaaattagggacggctggcgcagatagccctcgtgtaactttgcgcgaaattaaaaacaaaccaagcttCCAGACACTCGAGTCTAATATTCGCTACATTCATTATTTCTGCCAAATTCTTAACCACGTGAAATATTATTCAAGTCGAAGAATCCTTACTTCACAATAAACTGTAGCATTTTAGGGTatactttctttaaaaaacaaacattaaatttccATTTGAATTACAATTGACGATCTTTggttactataacaaaacatgatGTCATCATGTTGCTTGTCTTCGTCACTTGTTTAAAACACcacattttacatgttttaactgTGGTTTCGTTTTAGTAAACAAAGTGTGCATTTTCACAGGGTTTAATTTGCTGTGTTACAATATATTTCTGTGGTCCAGCGATAAGCTTGATGCCTTACAGAACTAAAATATGGGATTCAGTCCTTGTCATGGATACAGTACAGATTGTGTAATTTTGTGACtaatagtaatataatataatagtaagatttttttaatttgaagtaCACTAAAAGTACGgacataaaattttaatataaactttcctACGCaccaatatgcactacagaaattaaataacaagCTGTTCTGTCGAGACTGGGCTTGTGTTTAATTTACCTTTTCATAAAACCATAAGGTAAAACGTAGAGGAAGTACAACTTTTAACAATGCTGCCTGTTCGATCTGGTCacctaataaaataaactttaatgacAGCATTTCGCTTTCCTTGTTTATacaagttgttaaaaataaaagtaacatatttttcGATTTGCCCCAATATCTTTAGACCTCTGGCTACGACCCATGAGGCACTGTATGTGAACTAATTTTTTGCATGTTAAATAAGCAATCttctaatttttattgtttttttttgtaagagtTAAATTACTAGTAACAACCACTATCAGTGGGTAATTATTTTAAATCGTATTAACGCTTTTAAGATAGTGACTTAAAAAATAAGGatctaaatttgtttgtttgtttgttttgaatttcgcacaaagctactcgagggctatctgtgctagccgcccctaatttagcagcgtaagactagagggaaggcagctagtcatcaccacccaccgccaactcttgggctactcttttatcaacgaatagtgggattgaccgtcacattataacgcccacacggctgaaagggcgagcatgtttggtgcgacgggtatgcgaacccacgaccttcagattacgagtcgcacgccttaaccacctggttatgcagGCCCTGgatctaaatttaaaaacatggaaCCAGTACCTGTTTCTCATATTGCCTGAAAgctttatcttaaaattaaaaaaaaaaaaaaatacagatttgaaataaaatatcacgAGTTTCtgtcttgtttatattttaattgctaACGAGCAAAATATGAAGCATTTATTACGACATATTCAACAGAATTGTGAATTCCACTGATGGGAGACACAAAATGGCGgtgaaaataatcaacaaaaagTTAGCTTCTGAGGATTTCGTGACTCGATTTCTTCCCCGCGAGAGGGACATCCTCCCACAGCTTCATCATCCTCACATCATTCAGTTTCATAAGATGTTCGATCACCATGATAATGTGTTTGTCATCATGGAACTCGCAGAGAGAGGGGATCTCCTGGATTATATACGAGTTAGaaatttcgtgttttttttacgTTTCTAAAATCAAGATCAACATTTGTATTAGTTGTAATGTGTCAGTGCATTCGGTGTAACTTCgtatagataaaaattaaaataagtctgtaatatatatatatatatatatatatttatgtatatataagaaaatagCATGTGTATATATTGAGTACGTTATGGTAAAACGTTTTTGGAGCCTCACCAGGTCGATACAACCCATGTCGTGACCTCCAGTTACGGTCTACCTGACATGTATGCATCTTGTTAATAGTGTAAAAGCAAAAGGTTCTACCATATGGCTGTTATCTCAGGAAATAGAAACGATATGacgttcttattttatattctatcttgtAAGTAGCGGAAATTTGAGTTCCTAAGTCGTATGAAACTACGGGACTTAGCATTTTGACATAACAAACGTTTAATTTGAActaatgctgcattcaacataccacatgacacaaAAAGTCGATATCATAGTGTGTtctaatctacaatttgatatcaaacttgttgaaataaaatCGTAGTTCAATTACATTTTGAAAGCAAATCAACAAACGTGATGAGATGGCCTTTGTAAATTTGTACATGCGCGCGCAGGCACCTATTTCGGTACATACGCACGCAGATTTATATTCATCCTGCTTGTcgaataatatgaaaataaaaactttgaaaaaaatgccaaatacatgttttttttttaatatccagaAATTTTACAGCAAATGTGTCAAATCTCTGATTACCATTATTACTTAGAAAAGctaatgaataaaacattacGACTTCAAAACAACATGTTGGGACAACATTGGACATATTCTTCCATACCGTCTATTCCatccatctacaaataaataaattttcaaaaactcTTGAAGGCAGCTCTTGtcatttatatacttaaaaatatttttcttaaactcaacatggccaggtgtttaaggcgctagagtcgtaatctaaggatcgcgggttcgaattccccttcacaccaaacatgctcgtcctttcagccgtgagggcgttataaatgtgacggtcaatcccactatttgttggtaaaagagtagcccaagagttgacagtgggtggtgatgacttccctcttgtcttaaactgctaaattagggatggctaacgcaacTCTTggggttacccttttaccaacgaatagaggggattgaccgtaacattataatgcctccacggctgaaaggacgagcaagtttaatgtgacggggattcgaaccccaaccctcagattacgagtcaagtgccttaaccacctggctttgcCGGGCCATAAGGTTATTACTTATAATAGGTATTACAAATGACGGTTTATATACAAGAggtttttacaaacttacaaacaatactgattcctttatctggtctagaactgaatatttttcaaCGATCCAGGTCCATGGTGAACAAATTAATACTGAGTTGATACTGTCTCACTTTACTTACACTAGCTAGCTTGATTGGTTGAGTTTTCCCTGGGATGATAGATAATGTCcttatagaaatactaacgtccgaagtaattcactgaagttggaCGGTttgttatgttcaaaatttataaacgtttctggtgATATTCTGTAGATTTTCGATTAATAggtgttaattacaattatacctTCCTAgacctatagcacactgactgtagctgaccaataataataatttcgcgtcggtttttatatacatacacgcgagtttctagaaagttcaacAATGATCCAgcacattttttataaacaaacactgTTGATTGTGACTTTTAAGAATTCTCTACAAGTTTCGTGAACAGGCGGGACTtacgcaatacacagtcaagaatatgtcacatgtaaaaaaaaaaaaactatagagAAACAAGTAAACGTATAACGTTACACATTCATCCAGTTTAACTGAATTACATTAGTAACAGCCctctactttcttccatccaaccaatcttctatccaatttgctaacttattccACAACCTGTATACAGAGATAATGCGttactttgtcaaatgctttctgaaaattcaaatGCACCAAATCTAAATCCTTACCCTCATCTGCATAAACAGTAActtttcaaagaatattaaaatatctggtAGGCAaaattttcccttagtgaaaccatgttgactatccaataaaattctatactttgttaaatgactttgcaaagcatcttttaacagactttcaaaatcttttcccacaactgatgtaagactaatgaaTCTATAATTACTGGAAGAATTTTTATTACCTACTGTGAAAAGAGTTACAGTAACTAATTTTCAATGGTGTAGTATTTGCCCACTATTCAAAGACTGACGAGAAATGGTAACAAGTGGCTCGCATATCCAATatttaacctctttcaaaaccccCGAGGAAATACCTGGACCACGTGCCTAATCTTGCAACTTCCCAAATGTTTTTTAACCAATTCAGAATCAATGCAGTCATCTTGTGTACATGAACAAGGccaaaatttgtagaaaattcagCCTCTAAATCATGttattatttaagataaaatattcacTGCATCAACTGAAGCATAAGAGAAAACATCACTAACTCCCTTCCTTTAATTCCGCTTATCAATTTTATATTCTACATGTCCTCCAGGGGGCGGGGCAGCTATACGTTTAAGAAATTTACACACTAAaacgggattcgaatccccgcaGTGGATAGACTGCAGATAAGTCATCCTGAAACTTCAGACCtcgaaaacaaaaatgttttcgaataattcacataataataatattgtttaagcAATAAACTACccagtgtgtgtatgttttcttatagcaaagccacatgggactaTCTGGTGAGTCCACTAAGGGGAAcggaacccctaattttagcgttttaaatctgtagacttaccgatgtaccagcgggggactaccCAGTGGGCTATTTGCGATGTTTTCATTACCACCAACCAAACTCAGAACTACAGCTTTATAAGCACTCAAGCTTgaactgtttgtattttttctaGTATGTTCGTCATTATATTCAAGAAAGAGTGATTAATCTGGTCAAGAAGGAatttttttcaactgtttttaacGATATTGTGGTCACGATTATGTCCTTCTTGGATAAAGCAGAGCGTAAGCTTTTACTGATATTCTTATCTTAAGGCTTCATGAATAATGAACATACCGGTTTATAAATAACCTCTTTCTATTTTCAAGCGACATCAAAACCTGTCAGAAGATCAAGCCCGTCGTTACTTCTACCAGCTTGTCAGTGCAGTCCAATACCTCCATGCTTTGCAGATAGCTCACCGAGACTTGAAATGCGATAACATTCTTTTGACACGAGATGACAAGGTGAAGTTATCAGATTTCGGATTCAGTCGCAGATgtggtatgtttttttttattactgaaatGTGTAAGTTAACATAACTGTTACATTTTCACAGACGTTTGAAGTGACGTCATGCGACTATTTTTTGGGTGGGGTAGGAGACGTTCAGGAAACAAAGTACTTTTTTAAGTGGTGGgtgaacaataataattatacaaacaataaatgGAGTGTTACTTGCTTTTTAGATTTCCATTGTTAAGTTGATTCAACTATTGGTTTTCCCTACAGACAGATATTTTGAACATATTTAACCAACTATTTCTACACAGATTTACAAAACAGTTGAGGACCAGTGTCCATGATACTACTGGATGTATTTGTACagttcatatatgtatatttatatatgcttcCACCTTAGtcaaaaggcccagcatg
This genomic window from Tachypleus tridentatus isolate NWPU-2018 chromosome 10, ASM421037v1, whole genome shotgun sequence contains:
- the LOC143228610 gene encoding testis-specific serine/threonine-protein kinase 1-like, producing MAVKIINKKLASEDFVTRFLPRERDILPQLHHPHIIQFHKMFDHHDNVFVIMELAERGDLLDYIRRHQNLSEDQARRYFYQLVSAVQYLHALQIAHRDLKCDNILLTRDDKVKLSDFGFSRRCVDTAGKRILSETYCGSAAYAAPEVLQGIPYNPKMYDVWSLGCILFIMLTGTMPFDDSNVKKMVKTQLQKRIRLPAGIAFILTKECEELLHRILQPDVTKRATVDQVLRHSWLQGII